A genome region from Crassostrea angulata isolate pt1a10 unplaced genomic scaffold, ASM2561291v2 HiC_scaffold_259, whole genome shotgun sequence includes the following:
- the LOC128169927 gene encoding uncharacterized protein LOC128169927 translates to MGKEGRKRKLEVDFSCEGQSQAKKPRLSEENLILSTFRENFPEKFQKFELKMITSSESSLKPSDETPNSQPSDETPNSQPSDETPNSQTSDETPNVQPTEEISNNSTISTPKPTDEDSIDQYSPQSPDLFIPAPTAQYVLQPELLALAELVDSMRVDLLQTSTLVSYIQDYASRLDFRKQ, encoded by the exons ATGGGTAAGGAGGGCAGAAAGAGAAAGCTAGAAGTGGACTTTTCCTGTGAAGGACAAAG tcaggCAAAGAAACCGAGATTGAGCGAGGAGAACCTTATCCTCTCCACATTCAG agAGAATTTTCCggaaaaattccaaaaatttgAGCTGAAGATGATAACCTCCTCTGAATCCTCTTTGAAACCCTCTGATGAAACTCCGAACTCCCAACCCTCTGATGAAACTCCGAACTCCCAACCCTCTGATGAAACTCCGAACTCCCAAACTTCTGATGAAACTCCGAACGTCCAACCAACAGAGGAAATCTCAAATAACTCGACTATCTCAACCCCCAAACCCACAGATGAGGATTCGATTGATCAGTACTCCCCCCAGTCTCCTGATTTATTTATTCCAGCTCCTACAGCGCAATATGTATTACAACCGGAGCTTTTAGCATTAGCTGAATTGGTCGACTCCATGAGAGTCGACCTTTTACAAACATCCACTTTAGTTAGTTATATACAGGACTATGCAAGCAGATTGGATTTTAGAAAACAGTAA